Within the Butyrivibrio sp. AE3004 genome, the region ATACTGTTGATCCAAAGATTTGGCATATGAAGATATTATCGGTGTAAAAGTTGCTCCTGGGGCTATACCATTTATTATAATTCCGTGATGACCAAATTTTTTACCGAACGATCGTGTCCATCGCATGATTGCGAGTTTTGCAGCTCCATATATGCCTTGAATATCCATACAGGCTGCATTTGATGAAAAATTTAAAATATTCCCCGCAATGTTATTCTCAAGAAAATAACTAACTTCATTTCTCATTAAAAAATAAGCTGCCTTGAAATTGATATCAGAAACCTCATCCCATTCCTCCTCTGTTATATCCCAAGGTTCGTAACCTCTAGCTTTTGTCTCTAGAGAAATAGCTGATGCATTGACAAATGCATCAAGACCGTCCATCATATCTGCCGCTCTTTTAAACATTCTCTCATGTGTATCAATTTGTGAAATGTCGCCCGAAAAAAAATGTAATCTTTCACTGTCAAGCTCAAGCTTTACAGTCTCCAATCTTTCAGCAGTTCTACCAACAATTATGACTTCAGAGCCTTCATCTAGCATTCGTTTCGCAATCGCTTTTCCTATTCCGCCCCCCCCACCGAACACCAATATCTTTTGACTTCGTTTTTCTCTATCTATGCTGTTTTTCCTTGCAATTCTCCCATTTTCTACTTGATTTAGGACTTTATTTATTACACTTAATCCAGGCAAAGACTCGCCATCCAAACAGTACTCTACTATCTCACCAATTGAAATAATATCTGCATCAGTCAGGGTCTCCAGTTCTTCCTTTATATCATAGTAATGTTCCATAGGAGTAACCACAATGAGGTCGACTCTATCTTGTGCTTTAATCTCATTAGGCGGAATAATAATCAATTCTTCGTCAGAAACAGATAAGTTTTCATAGTTTTTGTCGATAGCAAATATAATCTCAACACCCGTGTCTTTGATGATATCATAAGTCAATGCTCCGACTCGTCCAAGACCATAAACAGCTACTTTTCTTACTTCATTAGCCTTAAAGAACTCGCCAATACCAAGATCGGCACTCTGTAATTTCAGCAATCCTTCAATAACATCAAAAGCATTCACGCCCTTTATCTCTCCCAAATATACCCTTCAGCAACAACATCCTCGGTTCTCTTATTAGTAAAAACACACTCTTTAGGAACCTTTCCATGAACCATGGTTCCGGCTCCTATTATTGTGTCATTCCCTATCACTGAACCTTTTAAAATTATGCTATTTGTTCCAATCCAGACATTATCGCCAATTACAACTTCTTCATCCATAATATGAGGGTTAAAATCAGAATCATATATAGGATGATAATCTGAATCAAATACTGTTATGTTTCTACCAAACATCACATTATTTCCAAATATCATTTTCTTCTTGCATATAATGCAGGTATCAATCATTGTCGTAAAATATCCTGCCTTAAAATATGCGTTCTCTGCCACAGAAAACGTAGTTCCATATGCAAGTTCAACCCTATTGTCCAAATATACCGTTGCACCATCTCTAAGTCTTACAACTGTCTCTTTGCTACCTCTTGGATATGATGGACAGTAGTTAATCAGTATATTGCCTTTAAGGTTCAATTTTGCATTAGGATGAATGTCAATTACTGATCCTTCATACGGAATCAAAAAAGCATTCTTTTCTCTAATGACTGAATTGCATCTATAGTTGTAGTAAACGAATGCATCCCAATCTATGTTTTCTTTTTCCTCTTTCAGAAAGAGAAGTGGTCGTTGTCGCATGCGTTTTTCATGCGCATTTTTTTGCTCATCTGTTTCAGCTCTGAATTCCTTAAACTCTTGTAGAGCACCTTCCCACCCATCCTTTGTAATTGTTGAGAAAAAGTGCCCTCGTTCTTTCGGTCTATCAGGAGATGAAACATAAGAAGGATTACCATTACTAATTCGCTCTATTGGTTTTTTTATTAAATAAAGAGAGTTTTGCAACCTATCGATACACGCCTGCCCTTTGGGTGTATTTATCACTAATGCAGAAACACCATCGCGTAGATCCCTCTCTGTCACTCTGTCAATCTGCCAGAAATCACCCATCGTAATATCAGAGTACATATTTCCCTTCTTAAACTGACAATTATAGCAACTAGGACGCAAATTTAGATTTTTAGCAATAAAGAAATGCAGGAATTCATCTTTCCATCTACTTACAAACTGTTCTTTGCCGCTTTCATACTTTAACATTGCTCCAAAATCAATCCACGCATACTTTTTATATTTATCACGATAAAAAATGACCCGAGATTGCTCCATTCTTTCGTAATATTCAATCTTTTTCTTTTGTAATAATGGGGAAGGTACTCCTCTACATATAAAATCTAATGTGAGTAGGTTTGCAGGTCTTTCACCGAAAAAGCCATACAATGCAGCTACCTGACATGGTGTACCAACAAATAGAACTTCTCTTCCTGTATCAATACAACTTTTCGTCTTTTGGTATATTTTTTCAGTATCACTTTGAAAATACTTGCTGCCTTTAAGTCTACTAATTCCTTCTTCATTAGATGCAACCATATGGTATGCACCTTTAAAATTATTTGTATATGCACTTCCAATAACAAATCCTCCGCTGGAAATAATCTCCTCTGCTATCGCTGGAAAAACTCCTCCTGAAGTGGCATTTCTCCTCTCATTGTCATCCTTATTCCATGAAGCATACGCTCTTATTGGTTCTGCATTTTCATACGTATTATTAGTAACTGGGCAGCATGCTAAACAGGCTCCGCAATTAACGCAACTATCACTACTTATTTGAGGATACCAAAATCCCTCATTATCAATGCAAAAGCTAATAGCATCTTGTGGACAGGAATCTCCACAAGCTTTGCATCCTGTACAATATTCTTTTGATATTACGTTTATTGTTCTCACATCCATATCTCAATTATACAACATTTTTTTTATGTATATATTTTTGTGCATTAGTTACAAAAACAAAAAATGTCGCATGCCCAAAAGCATGCGACATTTTTTCATTTAATTAAAGATTACTGTGCTACTTCTCCATAATAAGTAGGCCCTTGTGCTACAGTCACAGCTTTAACATAACTCTTGATAGTTGCTTTGTCTTCTTCAGTCAAATCACCTGTATATCCAAAGAGAGGAGCAAGTTGTGACATAGGAACTTTGACACAATATGTTGTGAACGTATCTCCAAGTTTAACTACATTAGTTGCAGCAGGAGTAACTGTTCTGCCATTGACTGTGATTGCAGTTACTGGAGTAGTACTATGATCAGCAAATCCACCACCAGTTGCCCAATTATCGGTTCCCTTTGAAACATAAAGGTCATCATCACTAAAGATAGCAATTGCAGGAAGAGAATCCTTAACAGAAGTCAAAGTATATTTAAAATTAATCTTAGGCGCTGTTTTAGGCTTTCTCGTACCTTTATCATCATAGTACCATGTTGACATTTCTATATCTTTATTAATTGCTCCAGTCAAGTAGAAGCTAATAGTAGGGAATGTACCAGCATAACTAGTATCTATAGCATATGAATATGTCCCAGAAGTATCAGTAACCTTATATGCATCTTCGGCGCTCAATAACATAAAGTTAGTTTTTGTAGTATTTGTTGCTGTAAATGCCAGCTCCTTATCAACTCCATAAGGAATAAGCCCTAAGTAAATAGCCTTATTATCAGATAAATCTGCCTTTGCAGAAAGTGCAGTAGCAACAGCGATTGGATTAGATGCTCCATCCTCAACATAATATGTTACACCTAGATCTACAGGAACAGCACTCTTATTTGTGATAGTAAACGCATCACTATAATTACTTACTGTCTTACTTGAGTCAGCACCAGTATTAAGGAAAATTACTCCTGTATTATCTGTAACGCTAGTAACAGCTGTGCCATCATAACTCTTTACTTCTGACATAACCCCTTCTGGATCAATTTTGTAATTAAAGTTTGCTGTAGGAACTACTACCTGCATGACATTCTTGTCAACATACGCACTACTTCCTGTACCTGTTAATTCTACAGCAGTTGTAACATCAGTTGTTGCCGGGGTCGGTTCAGTTGCAAATACGGTCAAGCTACTTCCTACCATCATTACTGCTGCCATTGAAAATGATAAGATTCTTTTTGTGTTCATAAAGTATCCTCCTTGAATTAATACTTTTTTAGGTCATCATCCTTGATGACCAAACTACCAATATAGTGATATCACACTGCCCTATTAATTTAGAACATGAATTATTGTTCCTACTCTTACTGTTGTAAGTTCATTTTGTTCATCATCCACAAGATGATATATAAGTGTGCAATTATAATCGCCTTTATCTAATTTTTTATCCAACTTGAACTTTTCTATCTTTGCACCAAGTTCCAACACCGGAGACGAATAAATTGTTTCACCCGTATCATCATCGATAATATCAAAATAAACAGGGCTCTCATTTGTTGCATCGTTGGTAACATATGCATCGTTAGAAGGTGATGAACCATCATTAAATGTCCATTCCGTATTCTGGGTTATTGTATAATACTGCGGAACATGTTTATCGTTTGATTCATTTACCCACTCATCAATAACTTCCTCTACATTTTCAGCCGTTACTACATCCTTCGTTTCTTTGGGTTCTTCTTTTGTATTTTTGTTTAACTTACCTACCAGAACCACTATTGTAGCAACCAAAATCGCAATAACAACAACGACACCAATAACGACTGGCTTGCTACCTCCTTTCCCACTCATCCGAGTTGAATTCTCTCCATTGTTCAATTCACTCATGCCTTCTCCGT harbors:
- a CDS encoding SDR family oxidoreductase, which gives rise to MGEIKGVNAFDVIEGLLKLQSADLGIGEFFKANEVRKVAVYGLGRVGALTYDIIKDTGVEIIFAIDKNYENLSVSDEELIIIPPNEIKAQDRVDLIVVTPMEHYYDIKEELETLTDADIISIGEIVEYCLDGESLPGLSVINKVLNQVENGRIARKNSIDREKRSQKILVFGGGGGIGKAIAKRMLDEGSEVIIVGRTAERLETVKLELDSERLHFFSGDISQIDTHERMFKRAADMMDGLDAFVNASAISLETKARGYEPWDITEEEWDEVSDINFKAAYFLMRNEVSYFLENNIAGNILNFSSNAACMDIQGIYGAAKLAIMRWTRSFGKKFGHHGIIINGIAPGATFTPIISSYAKSLDQQYSRHAIERFIAPEEIAELALLCLSNKGVALCGTTIIADGGDEEAY
- a CDS encoding Coenzyme F420 hydrogenase/dehydrogenase, beta subunit C-terminal domain, which produces MDVRTINVISKEYCTGCKACGDSCPQDAISFCIDNEGFWYPQISSDSCVNCGACLACCPVTNNTYENAEPIRAYASWNKDDNERRNATSGGVFPAIAEEIISSGGFVIGSAYTNNFKGAYHMVASNEEGISRLKGSKYFQSDTEKIYQKTKSCIDTGREVLFVGTPCQVAALYGFFGERPANLLTLDFICRGVPSPLLQKKKIEYYERMEQSRVIFYRDKYKKYAWIDFGAMLKYESGKEQFVSRWKDEFLHFFIAKNLNLRPSCYNCQFKKGNMYSDITMGDFWQIDRVTERDLRDGVSALVINTPKGQACIDRLQNSLYLIKKPIERISNGNPSYVSSPDRPKERGHFFSTITKDGWEGALQEFKEFRAETDEQKNAHEKRMRQRPLLFLKEEKENIDWDAFVYYNYRCNSVIREKNAFLIPYEGSVIDIHPNAKLNLKGNILINYCPSYPRGSKETVVRLRDGATVYLDNRVELAYGTTFSVAENAYFKAGYFTTMIDTCIICKKKMIFGNNVMFGRNITVFDSDYHPIYDSDFNPHIMDEEVVIGDNVWIGTNSIILKGSVIGNDTIIGAGTMVHGKVPKECVFTNKRTEDVVAEGYIWER